agagtctgacttattaatatttaaaccaTTTAAGAATCATGACACCTCTTTTTATTATAAGGTTTATCAGGAAATACCACGATGATGGTTAACGTACTGGTTTACAGGAAACAAAAATGCACTCTGGTttagtgaaaataaaaacattcatttcaattcaatcTGATCTACCTTTCAGTTTAAAATTGAAttatcagtaaaacaaatatgactaaaatgacaacaattgaATCTCCTGAATCACaactttgtaatattttcctaACATTTTGTAACTCATAATTCCTTTATTATACTTGCTGCCAATTTGTCTTGTAACTCTACTTCTTGTCTTGTAACACTTTTAAAACCATATGTTACTCTTTACTGTTATGCACTAAAACATCAAGTCCaattccttgtatgtgaaaAGCTTTCTGATTTGAAGCTGTCAACCATCTCTGTGGTAGATATGGAGAAAGCAGCAGATCTGAAGTAGTCCTTGTAATGAGGGTGTCTGTTGTCTGTGCAATCAGTGCAGTTGTTAGCGAGCTTTGTTGTTAACTATTAACTCCCCTCTGAGGTAACTTCTCAACTGATCACACAAAGAGCATGTGAGGCCACGACTGATAATGCCATAATGCTCACATTGTTTTGAAGTTGTGGCCTAGTGGCTGTGAAATGTACAAGCATAGCGGATTGCAATTTGTTAATCACAACTATGTTATTAGAATCAGCAGTCAGTCTAATAAAGTAGCTGTTTGGATTTCAGTGAGTAGTTGGATGTTTGCCTGGCACAATCCTGGTGCTGAGGATTCATTTCAAGCAAATCACCAGCTACAGCTAACATTTTAGATTTGTCCTAACTATAGCTGGTTTTGCAGTTAATGCTGcttattttcaaactttaaatgctTTGGAGAGTAAAAATTGACTCCCTCACTGTTTTTTGTCACCAGGATGGTGGAGCGCTGAGAGGTGCTGAGGGTGGAGAGGTGACCCCGAGGAAGAGCTCCTCCCGCAAGAGCTTCCGTCTGGACTACCGACTGGAGGTGAAAACCTCACTTCCAATCATCCTCCTGTCCAAACATACCTGCTCCTCTGCCTTCACTTTAAATCTCTTCATTTCTGTACACTCCTTCCCTCAGAACGAGATTTCTCCCCTTCcgtctgttgtgttttgcataTTATTCTAGATTAAAATATTACTTTGTTTAACCAGAATTTTGCTGTTAATTTACCCTGAAAAAGCATTgaacttgtaatttttttcccttcaactCCAGGAGGATGTGACAAAGTCCTGTCGGGACAAACATGGCCGCTGGACGAACCCCTGGCCAACATGGTGTTTCCCTTCCTACTCGCTGCGCCTCAGATTCCTGCTGTGGGATAAAAATAATAGCAATGTACCAACAAGTAAAGAGGTAATTATGATGAAAAATCTACAGTTCTCCATCAGctacatttttcactttatagtCAAAGTCCCTAAAGAGTTTCACTAAATGATTGGTAACATATCAGTTGCAAATAAGATTTTATAAACACAACTTTCCCAATTTAACATATAGTAAAGAATATAGGAGACAACTTCACAGAAAATTCAGTGTCCTAAACATTTCTCAGAGGATGAATTTTTGAATTCCTTAAACTTGTTAAATTAGAGCTGGTGTAGCTCTGAGGAAGGCAGTATAATTGTAAATGTTGACTTTCACACTGTCAGCTGAGTTAAAAACTAAACTGAGGAGTATTAGAAGCTTATCTGTGTTAGTAGAAAGTCGACCTTTGTGAACTCTCACTCTGGGTATTTATGGCTCCTATTGGAAACCTGCTGAGTTCAGTGAGGGTTTAACAGGCATCAAAGACGGCTTTCACACAGAACAGGAAAAATCTTTAACCCCTTATTTGCACAGATTGGAGTGGGCATTTTAGGTATACAAccttgaaaaatatgtttaccGATCAACTACTAACGAAACTGTAAAAAGTAAGGATGCAATTTGCAGTTGAAATGAATGAGATGCAGTTAGATGCTTTTCCATTTGCTGATTAAACCAGTTTTCAGCACTTGACACTAAACATCAGGTTACTTTTATTCTAaagtaaatagtaaaaaaattatgccattttcatttaaaatgagcaATTAGTCCGACAAAATCCAAGATTAATGCAGTAAACTAAAATCTGTCAAACTCACTGTAGGCAACATTAGGGTCAAATTTACACAAATACTAACACAGCAGCTTTATCAGTGCAGGAAATCTGCCATTATTTGCTGCCATTCCTAAAATGTATCTAAATGTAGAGCAACGCATCACTGAAACACATATTTCTCAACTTTTTGCTGCAGAGTAAATCAGCAAAATTGGCACAGTTGAGTTAGCTATCAGAAAGGTGTGCTTGTTTTAGCTGCCAGCAAACACCCCTTCAACTCCCCCTCGTTGAACaataagaggctccacctggtggtccaaccaggtactacagctaatctacaatatattCTGACATGCACGttccttgttttttcttttttttttttgccttatcTGTTCATATACTCCTAATtgatcaaattatttattaatggCAGTTAAGTGGTTCACAGTCACCAACATCCTTTGTATGAAGTGCAGTGGTGGAAAGACAGCTTGCAACATGCAATAAGTAGTAAACTACATGAATAAATACCGAGCAAAGAGGGAACTTTAAGtcatacaaaaacattttcaaagactCGGTCtgttgttgttaaaaaaaaaaaatgagtgtcAATGTTGCAGTCAGGATTAAAAACATGTCATGTGCTGTTTTCAGAGGAGCAAACGATGCAGcaggctgtaaaaagtcacctTCTCTAACCACTTCTGCATCCTAGTAACAAAATCATGAGCCTTAAACATCCTATTCTGCATAATCAATGATATCGATTCTCGATATcgatttcatttttactgttttcccaACTGATAGTAAAATGTCTATGCACCTTATATAGTTTACTACAACTGTTTTCTTTCTACCTATTAAATCACTTGACATcactgtgccttgaaatgtgtaaatactgtatattgacttttaatacatttagtGTTACtattatggaagcaaatcagactcatcagattctgaattttaaaagctgctgaatttcatactttgaatttttttcatgcctaggtctgatttgcttccatatactatagatttaaaaattagaagtgttttgtttatagtATTGTAGAGCAagtactaacctttaatgttaatttgGTTACTAAGCTGCTGAATATTTCAATGTCCTTCAGGATGAATAACGTATCTATCTGTATCGTCTTTTCCTTTCTCACTGCATCTGTTCCTTCAGGTTCTGGACAATGAGCTCCCAGTGATGGAGCCGTACTTTGTCCAGAACCCAGACCTGTCTGAGTCTGGTCCGGGTCTGAGAGTCACCTGGCTCGGCCATGCCACAGTTCTGGTTGAGATGGATGGAGTGAATATTCTGACGGACCCAATCTTCAGCCAGCGGGCTTCACCGTTCCAGTTCATCGGGCCCAAAAGGTTCAGAGGGCCTCCCTGCACCGTGGAACAGGTTTAGTAGCTTTTATTCTACAATGCATCATCTTTGTTTCTTTGGCTGCTTctctcacatttttttctgcttgccAACAGCTGCCCAGGATTGATGTAGTCGTCATCAGTCATTCTCATTACGATCATCTGGATGTTGGATCTGTGGCCAGCCTCAACGCACGCTTTGGAGGGGAGCTACGCTGGTACGTGTGGTGGACAACATGCTTATTATATGTATCATTTGTTGTGCTGTCAACCAGTAGGTCTTTTTATTAGTAATTACTCCAGCCTTAAATCTTGAAGAATGTGTGTTCTTACAGGTTCGTGCCCCTCGGTCTGATGGACTGGCTGGTGAAGATGGGCTGTGAGAATGTGATGGAGCTGGACTGGTGGGAGGAGAACTGTGTCCCGGGTCACGATGATGTCACGTTTGTCTGCACACCTGCTCAGCACTGGAGCAAACGTACAGCGATGGATGATAACAAGGTAGTAGATTAGAAAGCACCACAGTGTTCACAGTTTATGGCATTTATTTGGTAAATTCCAGTGATGGTACACGTGTTAAGTGAACAATAACAGACCTGGTTTCaaagtttttattgtatttctcatcatttcctttctttcagtctttatgGAGCAGCTGGTCTGTTTTGGGTCCAGATCATAGATTCTTTTTCGCTGGCGATACCGGCTACTGCGCTTCCTTCCAGGAGATAGGACGACGCTTTGGACCGTTTGACCTCGCAGCAATCCCTATCGGAGCGTACCTGCCCAGGTATTGTACATGCACATGAACAAAATTAGAAGGTCTAGTCGGGTTTCTTTAACTTAAAGTTGTATGTCAGCAGTtcagaggaagagggaggaggacCCGCATGAAAGCCACGTAATGCATTGCTGCTGTGAACAACAAATAGTATATTCTGTGTCCGGTAAAGCCAAGCAAAAATAATGCTATATTTTCCCCACTTGACCTTGCAGAACATGGGAGTACTGCTATTGTGTGACTTGTGGTAAATGTCCCATTATTCTGCAAGACAAAATCAGAGTTGTTGTCAGTGGAGTCTGTTGgcgaaagaaagaaagcataGAACAATATGGAAGCTTTGGTTTCAAGGTAAAATAGTCTAAATATAGCATAGGCTTATAGTAGCTCACCGTGACCAAAGCAGTTCATTGCTTAGCTTCTGTGCTGCTCCTCCTGTCTGCTGCCAGCTGTGATTTACTGTATAAATACCTCATGCAGCCCCACGTCAAAGAAATGTGGTGCTGGACTGGACATTACTTACATACATTATATGAAGGGATTCCAAAGTTTTGcctgtctttgttttcattaaaaagggTTACAGACACTTCACTACAATGTAATCTGCTAAAGCATAAATTAACACTTAATACAAGGTCAGCAACAAAACATTAACCCCAAAGGCCCGGCTAAAAATCAAGATAAGGGAACATCTGTGctatatttaaaacattttccctgCCTTCAGTCAGCCCTTTCCAACAGGTGATTGAAGTAGTTGTTTTGCTTTCTTCAGAGCCACCAGACTCTGTTTgcaaaaagtgtaattttatgttgCAGAACACAGGAGTTGTGGGTCCGTTCTTGTGTGATTGTGGTGTTTAAACATGTTAGACGAGTAACTCCTGTTTTATGCCGGTCAAATTACTGTTTTTCTGGTGGTTAGAAAAGAAAGCATAGAAGTGTCAGTTTCCGCTGTTAGCAAAAGGCGTCTGACAACGAGGTAAAGTGGTGAAATTATTCTAGATATGGTGTACGCTTCAGTTGGGCCTTTTAGAggcaaataaaatgttttgtcgTTGACGCTTCCTATACAGTACTCCTGTCTGTGTCTCTAAATTGACTCATCTGCTGTCAGTTACACACAGTTTCTTTAAAGAAAttgaaattttccttttaaatacatgtccgttcaaaagtttggggtcacccagacaattccatgttttccatgaaaactcacgctttCATTCATGTAcgaacataactgcacaagggttttctaatcatcaattagcctttcaacaccattagctaacacaatgtagcattagaacacaggagtgatggttgctggaaatgttcctctgtacccctatggagatattccattaaaaatctaacaatgttatcttcattgaaaaaaatgcttttctttcaaaaataaggatattcaTTAGTGACTTTTGTAAGGAATGCAGGATATAGTACAGGTGTGGCTGAACACAGACGCATCGAAACTTAAACAAGTCTCTATGACAAATACTGCTCAGTTCTAAAATATTATTGTAAGTAACATTATAGAAATACAAACCTGCATGACGATGACTTGAACATTCTTCGTTTTTTCAGGGATGTGATGCAGGGCCAACATGTGGATCCAGTGGAAGCTGTTCAGATCCACCAGGACATTCAGGCCAAACAGTCTGTAGCCATACACTGGGGGACGTTTGCACTCGCCTATGAGGTAGAAGTACACAGATAATCACTTCATGATTGTGTGACACATGCCATAAGGAGTTGTGTTTTTACCAAAGTTAAATCGCAGTTATTCTTCATCACTCAAATAGATGTTAAAATACTCCGATATCTATTCAGCTG
This is a stretch of genomic DNA from Amphiprion ocellaris isolate individual 3 ecotype Okinawa chromosome 21, ASM2253959v1, whole genome shotgun sequence. It encodes these proteins:
- the napepld gene encoding N-acyl-phosphatidylethanolamine-hydrolyzing phospholipase D isoform X1 — its product is METALCKPVQLLFTRRIQFNRVNLAALLGFNSLQVSFIRWSSSRCGSEPMEKPSSSDRATLEERKELVEDGGALRGAEGGEVTPRKSSSRKSFRLDYRLEEDVTKSCRDKHGRWTNPWPTWCFPSYSLRLRFLLWDKNNSNVPTSKEVLDNELPVMEPYFVQNPDLSESGPGLRVTWLGHATVLVEMDGVNILTDPIFSQRASPFQFIGPKRFRGPPCTVEQLPRIDVVVISHSHYDHLDVGSVASLNARFGGELRWFVPLGLMDWLVKMGCENVMELDWWEENCVPGHDDVTFVCTPAQHWSKRTAMDDNKSLWSSWSVLGPDHRFFFAGDTGYCASFQEIGRRFGPFDLAAIPIGAYLPRDVMQGQHVDPVEAVQIHQDIQAKQSVAIHWGTFALAYEYYLEPPVRLREALEKKGLKPECFFTLHHGESRLIATQHGDVFE
- the napepld gene encoding N-acyl-phosphatidylethanolamine-hydrolyzing phospholipase D isoform X2, whose protein sequence is MEKPSSSDRATLEERKELVEDGGALRGAEGGEVTPRKSSSRKSFRLDYRLEEDVTKSCRDKHGRWTNPWPTWCFPSYSLRLRFLLWDKNNSNVPTSKEVLDNELPVMEPYFVQNPDLSESGPGLRVTWLGHATVLVEMDGVNILTDPIFSQRASPFQFIGPKRFRGPPCTVEQLPRIDVVVISHSHYDHLDVGSVASLNARFGGELRWFVPLGLMDWLVKMGCENVMELDWWEENCVPGHDDVTFVCTPAQHWSKRTAMDDNKSLWSSWSVLGPDHRFFFAGDTGYCASFQEIGRRFGPFDLAAIPIGAYLPRDVMQGQHVDPVEAVQIHQDIQAKQSVAIHWGTFALAYEYYLEPPVRLREALEKKGLKPECFFTLHHGESRLIATQHGDVFE